In a genomic window of Coregonus clupeaformis isolate EN_2021a chromosome 27, ASM2061545v1, whole genome shotgun sequence:
- the LOC121541335 gene encoding claudin-4-like, translated as MDIVDIVEMVEVMGIALGVIGLILTIVICALPTWIETTFIAADFTTTEVHLRGLWMSCVTQSTGQTQCNVHNLRGNRPPSMEYAGAMILTAIILGVLGVTVSMVGAKCTNCIKEQTSQAKLIIISGILFMLAGILILIPVSMVAISIISDSSNRIGGKTELGALLYFGWGRPPCSWAWAQASVLDYLAQFNRWSASMLLIGGTILCCCIFKRIQTDSTTTQSTSR; from the coding sequence ATGGATATCGTGGATATCGTGGAAATGGTGGAGGTCATGGGCATTGCCCTGGGAGTCATAGGATTAATACTTACCATCGTGATCTGTGCACTCCCCACCTGGATAGAGACAACCTTCATAGCAGCTGACTTTACCACCACAGAGGTGCACTTGCGCGGCCTCTGGATGAGTTGTGTGACCCAAAGCACGGGACAGACACAGTGTAATGTGCACAACTTAAGGGGGAACAGGCCCCCCAGTATGGAGTATGCCGGAGCCATGATCCTCACTGCCATCATCCTGGGGGTTCTGGGGGTCACGGTCTCCATGGTTGGAGCCAAGTGCACCAACTGCATCAAAGAACAAACGTCTCAGGCCAAGTTGATAATTATCTCTGGAATACTTTTCATGCTGGCCGGAATTCTCATCCTCATCCCTGTTTCCATGGTAGCCATTTCAATCATCAGTGATTCCTCCAATAGGATTGGAGGAAAGACTGAGCTGGGGGCCTTGCTGTACTTCGGCTGGGGGCGGCCGCCTTGCTCCTGGGCATGGGCACAGGCAAGTGTTTTGGATTACTTGGCTCAATTCAATAGGTGGTCCGCCTCCATGCTCCTGATAGGAGGGACCATACTCTGCTGCTGCATCTTCAAGAGGATCCAGACAGACTCAACAACGACTCAATCAACCTCTCGCTAA